The Methanothrix sp. genome window below encodes:
- a CDS encoding winged helix-turn-helix transcriptional regulator, translated as MPNVLQSRRDSSRFQILVEIAAHQPNVRQKEVADKLGVTPQAVSEYIKELVADGLVETDGRMRYRITKRGVEWLLESAAELKRYARVVMEEIINHVSVWPAIARDDISEGERVTLEMENGLLYATHYRPDVEASGIAISDASRGEDVGVSDLRGLISLEEGRIKICKVPRVQLGGSRRVDLKTLAGLIPEKGLVGALGIEALISLRKIGREPDVFFGSKEAVVEAAYHGVSSIIVSVDEQIPGILNRLESEGIKYELVDLTLTG; from the coding sequence ATGCCAAATGTTCTCCAGTCGAGGCGGGACAGCTCCAGGTTCCAGATACTTGTGGAGATCGCTGCGCATCAGCCGAACGTCAGGCAGAAGGAGGTGGCCGACAAGCTCGGTGTGACGCCACAGGCTGTCTCTGAGTACATAAAGGAGCTTGTTGCAGATGGCCTCGTCGAGACAGACGGCAGGATGCGCTACAGGATAACCAAGAGGGGCGTTGAGTGGCTCCTTGAGAGTGCAGCTGAGCTCAAGCGCTATGCCAGGGTCGTGATGGAGGAGATCATCAACCACGTCTCCGTATGGCCTGCGATCGCGAGGGATGATATATCAGAGGGTGAGCGTGTGACCCTCGAGATGGAGAACGGCCTCCTTTATGCCACGCATTACCGCCCGGATGTTGAGGCCAGCGGCATAGCGATTTCAGATGCCTCCAGAGGAGAGGATGTCGGGGTCTCTGACCTCCGAGGGCTCATAAGTCTCGAGGAGGGCAGGATAAAGATCTGCAAGGTCCCGAGGGTCCAGCTGGGCGGGAGCAGGCGTGTTGATCTTAAGACTCTTGCTGGCCTGATCCCTGAGAAAGGTCTTGTGGGAGCTCTGGGGATAGAGGCTTTGATCTCTCTGAGAAAGATCGGAAGGGAGCCGGATGTCTTCTTCGGCTCCAAGGAGGCGGTGGTCGAGGCTGCCTACCATGGCGTCTCCTCCATAATAGTAAGCGTCGATGAGCAGATCCCGGGGATTCTGAACCGGCTGGAGTCAGAAGGTATTAAGTACGAGCTCGTCGACCTCACCCTGACAGGATGA
- a CDS encoding ATP-binding cassette domain-containing protein, with protein sequence MNAIQVSSLTKRFGSFTAVDHINFSVAEGEIFGFLGPNGSGKSTTIRMLTGTVRPDEGIAAVMGYDICKYPIRARESIGFVPEMANAYVELTAWRNLMFMGELYGIRRRERERRASELLKRFGLYDRRGDQVRAFSKGMRQRLLLCMALINDPPVLILDEPASGLDVESSRLIKEVIRELNRDGTTVFLTTHDIEDASQLCDRVAIINRGVIIAVDRPEALRLAGSAHHCIEVSFSRSVDEGGIAGVNSVREVMKSGDKLRLYVDDIDTAIASIVEYAKTNNMRILALNTLAPSLEDIFVRLTHKTGAE encoded by the coding sequence ATGAATGCGATTCAGGTCAGCAGTCTGACAAAGCGATTCGGAAGCTTCACAGCGGTCGATCATATAAACTTCAGCGTTGCTGAGGGTGAGATATTCGGCTTCCTGGGGCCGAACGGCTCCGGCAAGAGCACCACAATAAGAATGCTGACGGGAACGGTGAGGCCTGATGAAGGGATCGCCGCCGTAATGGGATATGACATCTGTAAATATCCGATCAGGGCGAGGGAATCGATCGGATTCGTGCCGGAGATGGCCAATGCGTATGTTGAGCTGACAGCATGGCGGAATCTGATGTTCATGGGCGAGCTCTATGGAATTCGCCGGAGGGAGCGAGAGAGACGCGCCAGCGAGCTCCTGAAGCGATTTGGCCTTTACGACCGGAGGGGCGACCAGGTGCGCGCCTTCTCTAAAGGAATGAGACAGAGGCTTCTCCTCTGCATGGCGCTGATAAACGATCCACCTGTGCTCATACTCGATGAGCCTGCATCCGGCCTGGACGTCGAGAGCTCCAGGCTCATCAAGGAGGTCATACGTGAGTTGAATCGAGATGGCACGACTGTGTTCTTGACGACGCACGACATAGAGGATGCCAGCCAGCTCTGCGATAGGGTGGCGATCATAAATCGAGGTGTGATCATCGCAGTGGATCGCCCCGAGGCGCTCAGGCTGGCGGGCAGCGCACATCACTGCATCGAGGTGAGCTTCAGCAGATCAGTTGATGAAGGGGGGATAGCGGGCGTAAACTCTGTTCGAGAGGTCATGAAGTCCGGAGACAAGCTCAGGTTGTACGTTGATGACATCGATACTGCAATTGCAAGCATCGTGGAGTATGCCAAGACCAACAACATGAGAATCTTGGCGCTCAACACGCTTGCGCCCTCTCTGGAGGACATATTCGTGAGGCTCACGCACAAAACAGGAGCTGAATAA
- a CDS encoding translation initiation factor IF-5A, producing MKEQVEIRTLKEGRYIIIDDEPCIIKSIAHSKPGKHGAAKARIDAIGIFDNQKRSIVAPVTTKVYAPIVERKTGQVLSVGETSVQLMDLKDYTTIDVPITEDMKPKLEPGKEVAYLSSMGKVKMDIR from the coding sequence ATGAAGGAGCAAGTAGAGATAAGGACACTCAAGGAAGGAAGGTATATAATAATCGATGACGAGCCCTGCATAATCAAGAGCATAGCGCATTCGAAGCCAGGCAAGCATGGTGCGGCCAAGGCGAGAATAGATGCGATAGGCATATTCGACAATCAGAAGAGATCCATCGTCGCGCCGGTCACCACAAAGGTCTACGCCCCAATAGTCGAGCGGAAGACCGGGCAGGTGCTCTCTGTTGGTGAGACCAGCGTTCAGCTCATGGATCTCAAGGACTACACCACCATAGATGTACCGATAACAGAGGATATGAAGCCAAAGCTTGAGCCCGGAAAGGAGGTGGCCTACCTCTCATCAATGGGGAAGGTCAAGATGGACATCAGGTGA
- a CDS encoding helix-turn-helix domain-containing protein, with protein sequence MCRYPDLLGPLQRIQRYIRAMHCPTRWAIIRCIGEGERSTKEIYKELSSYGEISMPGLYYHLSALREAGIIEAAGYRESGGGIPEKVWRLRTRRIVIDLLDETEVE encoded by the coding sequence GTGTGCAGATATCCAGACCTTCTGGGACCGCTCCAGAGGATCCAGCGATACATCCGTGCGATGCACTGTCCGACCAGATGGGCCATAATCAGATGCATAGGGGAGGGGGAGAGGAGCACGAAGGAGATCTATAAGGAGCTGAGCTCTTATGGAGAGATCTCAATGCCAGGACTCTACTACCACCTCTCCGCTTTAAGGGAGGCAGGCATCATCGAGGCGGCGGGGTACAGGGAGAGCGGTGGTGGCATACCCGAGAAGGTGTGGAGGTTGAGGACCCGTAGAATCGTGATCGATCTGCTGGATGAGACGGAGGTGGAGTGA
- a CDS encoding DUF5814 domain-containing protein, which translates to MSLNVLAQAEKSRILLLPIKDDRVVFEGYLRIKDTPNGPRPYKFLVKKDTVRYLPPDDSVKLLRKARGIFVAKGEEALEQRFVELLNAYQLKHHRVSVCQHCLGRKRVTLLGEGSVSYRGSRICYRCAVDEINREAEFRGIGRAGRRHLAGILARRRDLDEVMDLLNLQRIDPDLTRFDVIPASEEVASLSIDDIQIPTELRDYLKRRLSNLLPVQALAVRKGLLEGKSLLVVSATATGKSLIGEIAGIKNLIEGRGKLLFLVPLVALANQKFEQLSAYSELGFRTSIRVGVSRLRLGRAFSLPTDLEADIIVGTYEGIDQVLRSGRSPGRIGTVVIDEVHMLEDPERGHRLAGMIARLRFVAPGAQFIYLSATVGNPAALAKSLDAELVEYEIRPVPIERHLIFTSPADKLHLIRKLVGSGASLRSSTGYKGQTIIFTNSRKKCFSLAQSIPGAAAYHAGLQYHERKRIEELFAQGKINAVVTTSALAAGVDFPASQVIFETLAMGIEWLTVHEFNQMLGRAGRPGYHDRGLVYILAEPGRRYNGLESEDEVALRLLSSSVEDVSPHYEEQQQLEEVLANTAVARSMEELRELHRLTIGLDDLNRALDILRERGLVRGISPTRLGRVVAAHFLSPEQADLVIRGINAGRSPIEIAVDLEQFDALFLRAADQISFKIRMPLAQRVFQGSFFDLISSPDLLKLDRRIQEECLRFARDFMRCTCREAPYCGCVERAVSTWILEMRSQGMDPKGILYALSDDYGIYGYEGDLINYLDQIVRYLEAIEAISRVLGKMEIAEEAARSKRGIEGVDGER; encoded by the coding sequence ATGAGCTTGAACGTTCTGGCGCAGGCCGAGAAATCCAGGATTCTTCTGCTGCCCATAAAGGATGACAGGGTGGTCTTCGAGGGATATCTTCGCATAAAGGATACCCCGAACGGACCCAGACCATACAAGTTTCTGGTCAAGAAAGATACCGTGAGGTATCTACCCCCAGACGATTCCGTGAAGCTGCTCCGGAAGGCAAGAGGCATCTTTGTGGCCAAGGGCGAAGAGGCTCTGGAGCAGAGATTTGTCGAGCTGCTTAATGCATACCAGCTGAAACATCACAGGGTATCTGTATGCCAGCACTGTCTCGGAAGAAAAAGGGTCACGCTTCTCGGAGAGGGCTCTGTGAGCTACAGGGGCTCCAGAATATGCTACAGATGTGCGGTCGATGAGATAAACAGGGAGGCCGAGTTCAGAGGGATAGGAAGAGCCGGGAGAAGGCACCTCGCGGGGATACTTGCGAGGAGGCGCGATCTGGATGAGGTCATGGATCTCCTGAACCTCCAGAGGATAGATCCGGATCTCACCCGTTTCGATGTCATACCAGCCTCTGAAGAGGTCGCATCTCTGAGCATTGATGATATCCAGATCCCCACAGAGCTGAGGGATTATCTGAAGAGGCGGCTCAGCAATCTCCTGCCGGTGCAGGCATTGGCTGTGAGGAAGGGGCTTCTCGAGGGAAAAAGCCTTCTTGTCGTATCGGCGACAGCAACCGGAAAGAGCCTGATCGGAGAGATCGCTGGTATAAAGAACCTGATCGAAGGGAGGGGCAAGCTTCTTTTTCTCGTCCCCCTCGTCGCCCTGGCCAACCAGAAGTTCGAGCAGCTCTCCGCTTATTCCGAGCTGGGATTCAGGACATCGATAAGGGTGGGCGTGAGCCGGCTGCGGCTTGGAAGGGCGTTCAGCCTGCCGACTGACCTGGAAGCTGATATCATCGTTGGAACATACGAGGGCATCGACCAGGTTCTCCGGAGCGGCAGGAGCCCTGGCAGGATCGGAACAGTGGTCATTGATGAGGTCCACATGCTCGAGGATCCAGAGCGCGGCCACCGGCTAGCAGGAATGATCGCGAGGCTGAGATTCGTCGCTCCCGGAGCGCAGTTCATCTACCTCTCAGCGACAGTCGGAAATCCGGCAGCTCTCGCAAAGAGCCTCGACGCGGAGCTGGTCGAATATGAGATAAGACCTGTGCCCATTGAGAGACACCTTATCTTCACATCACCTGCGGACAAGCTGCATCTGATAAGAAAACTGGTTGGCTCCGGGGCGTCTCTCAGATCCTCAACAGGATACAAGGGACAGACGATAATATTCACGAACTCCAGGAAAAAGTGCTTCTCCCTCGCACAGTCGATTCCGGGGGCGGCTGCGTATCATGCAGGCCTCCAGTACCATGAGAGGAAGAGGATAGAGGAGCTCTTCGCTCAGGGTAAGATCAACGCGGTCGTCACGACATCCGCGCTTGCAGCGGGCGTGGATTTCCCCGCATCGCAGGTGATATTTGAGACGCTTGCGATGGGGATCGAGTGGCTCACCGTCCATGAGTTCAACCAGATGCTCGGAAGGGCAGGCAGGCCCGGGTACCACGACAGGGGTCTTGTGTACATACTCGCAGAGCCCGGGAGGCGCTATAACGGCTTGGAGAGCGAGGATGAGGTCGCCCTGAGGCTTCTCAGCAGCTCTGTTGAGGATGTCTCACCGCATTATGAGGAGCAGCAGCAGCTCGAGGAGGTCCTCGCAAATACAGCTGTCGCCCGATCCATGGAGGAGCTGAGGGAGCTGCACAGGCTCACGATCGGTCTGGACGATCTGAACAGAGCCTTGGATATCCTGCGCGAGAGGGGTCTCGTGAGAGGCATATCTCCCACGAGGCTCGGCAGGGTGGTGGCAGCGCACTTCCTGAGCCCGGAGCAGGCGGATCTCGTGATAAGAGGCATAAATGCAGGGAGATCCCCCATAGAGATCGCCGTCGATCTCGAGCAGTTCGATGCCCTGTTCCTGAGGGCAGCAGACCAGATATCATTCAAGATCAGAATGCCGCTGGCACAGAGGGTATTCCAGGGGTCATTCTTCGATCTCATCTCTAGCCCAGATCTCCTAAAGCTCGATCGCAGGATCCAAGAGGAGTGCCTGCGCTTCGCCAGAGATTTCATGAGATGCACGTGCAGGGAGGCGCCGTACTGCGGATGCGTGGAGCGGGCAGTCTCGACGTGGATCCTGGAGATGAGATCACAGGGGATGGACCCGAAGGGGATTCTGTACGCCTTGAGCGACGATTACGGGATCTACGGATACGAGGGGGATCTGATCAACTACCTCGACCAGATTGTGAGATACCTGGAGGCGATCGAGGCGATTTCCAGGGTTCTGGGGAAGATGGAGATCGCAGAGGAAGCTGCCAGATCGAAGAGGGGGATTGAAGGGGTGGATGGGGAGAGGTGA
- a CDS encoding DUF169 domain-containing protein → MPDIEDLRELGSRMIAILGLSTSPVGVRFLMDGKVEGADVLHRHRYCQALMRARHGRSVILNAEGISCPAAARAFGFRPLPEPLRTGRGMVSFGIVSDESVAQRMFEDMPHLGMGAVKQIHLYPLEAAEHPPDLVVVEGEAEKLMWIVLSYMHSRGGERVQSSTAVLQATCVDSTVLPYIEKRLNFSLGCYGCRDATDMGDGEVVLGFPASYLPEIVKHLEFLSRKALPHSREKHAFAALKSDEQTECSESDVG, encoded by the coding sequence ATGCCAGATATTGAAGATCTCCGGGAGCTCGGAAGTAGGATGATAGCGATACTGGGTCTGTCCACATCGCCTGTTGGTGTGAGGTTTCTGATGGATGGCAAAGTGGAGGGAGCTGATGTGCTTCATAGGCATCGATACTGCCAGGCGCTGATGCGTGCCCGCCATGGCAGAAGTGTCATTTTAAATGCCGAAGGGATATCGTGCCCGGCCGCTGCCCGAGCGTTCGGATTCAGGCCTCTGCCAGAGCCGCTGCGGACCGGAAGGGGGATGGTGAGCTTCGGGATAGTCTCAGACGAAAGCGTCGCGCAGAGGATGTTTGAGGATATGCCGCATCTGGGGATGGGTGCGGTGAAGCAGATACATCTGTATCCTCTGGAGGCTGCAGAGCATCCGCCGGATCTGGTGGTTGTGGAGGGCGAAGCTGAAAAGCTCATGTGGATAGTTCTGTCGTACATGCACTCGCGGGGCGGAGAGAGGGTGCAGAGCAGCACCGCGGTTCTCCAGGCGACATGCGTCGACTCCACAGTTCTGCCTTATATTGAGAAAAGGCTGAACTTCAGCCTGGGATGCTATGGCTGCCGTGATGCCACTGACATGGGGGATGGTGAGGTGGTGCTGGGCTTCCCTGCTTCTTATCTGCCAGAGATCGTGAAGCATCTCGAATTCCTCAGCAGAAAAGCGCTACCTCACTCCAGGGAGAAACATGCATTTGCAGCCCTGAAAAGTGATGAGCAGACAGAATGCTCAGAATCGGATGTCGGATGA
- a CDS encoding 50S ribosomal protein L40e codes for MARFPEAENRVLNVKICMRCNARNPVRATRCRKCRYKGLRMKSKESRG; via the coding sequence ATGGCCAGATTTCCAGAGGCAGAAAATCGAGTTCTGAATGTCAAGATATGCATGCGCTGCAATGCGCGCAACCCGGTCAGGGCGACACGCTGTCGTAAATGCAGGTACAAGGGTCTCAGGATGAAGTCCAAGGAGAGCAGAGGATAA
- a CDS encoding ArsR family transcriptional regulator has protein sequence MNGKRTRIINDPSDLVPLLQVFGSESHKRVFDKLCDQWLTERELVEIFGDNESVSQSIELLRKSGLIETKWRVPEPGKSPEKEYHSAFSRVQANFFSSMEDLSDLIRVTFMSDEELRDITERLRERVRSGVTSISTLSRDLGKSQMYLKAAAKRAKGLTVRGQRIELSED, from the coding sequence GTGAACGGGAAAAGAACCAGGATCATCAACGATCCATCTGATCTGGTCCCTCTGCTCCAGGTTTTTGGCTCTGAATCTCACAAAAGAGTTTTCGATAAGCTCTGTGATCAGTGGCTTACTGAGAGGGAGCTTGTTGAGATCTTCGGAGACAACGAGAGTGTCAGCCAGTCCATAGAGCTTCTCCGGAAGAGCGGCCTGATAGAGACGAAGTGGAGGGTGCCGGAGCCTGGAAAGAGCCCGGAGAAGGAGTATCATTCAGCTTTCTCGAGGGTTCAGGCGAACTTTTTCTCGTCCATGGAGGATCTCAGCGACCTCATCAGGGTAACATTCATGTCTGATGAGGAGCTCAGGGACATAACAGAAAGGCTCAGGGAGAGGGTCCGTTCAGGCGTGACATCAATATCAACGCTCTCACGGGATCTCGGAAAGAGCCAGATGTATCTGAAGGCCGCTGCCAAACGTGCGAAGGGGTTGACGGTGAGGGGTCAGAGGATAGAGCTCTCAGAGGATTGA
- a CDS encoding ABC transporter permease, which produces MRYLEQLRRSLAIARKDVWIYYAKGPVMVFGIIFPLFLLMAFTIGRNMTVKDLFPGLMGMAIFFTSTAVGPAIIPWEARSRTLERLVTAPVGVWALLLGDVIASFVFGMMISLLPLAVAVMMGVEVLHVMIFLVGMLLATFCFASLSILLSAYPPTDVPATVMMLSSLVRFPLVFISGVFVPVDQLPGWGRAISSVSPLTYFVDLARYSISGISYYSVNVDLAVMGLFAVVFLVTAIRLHERFLPRRLS; this is translated from the coding sequence ATGAGATATCTGGAGCAGCTTCGACGATCTCTTGCCATCGCCAGAAAGGATGTCTGGATCTACTACGCCAAAGGTCCGGTCATGGTCTTCGGCATAATCTTCCCGCTCTTCCTGCTGATGGCATTCACGATCGGGAGGAATATGACAGTAAAAGACCTCTTTCCAGGGCTGATGGGCATGGCGATATTCTTCACATCAACAGCAGTCGGTCCGGCGATCATCCCCTGGGAGGCGCGGTCCAGAACCCTGGAGCGCCTCGTGACCGCGCCTGTTGGGGTTTGGGCACTGCTTCTGGGTGACGTCATAGCATCCTTTGTCTTCGGGATGATGATATCTCTGCTCCCCCTCGCTGTCGCAGTGATGATGGGAGTTGAGGTTCTCCATGTTATGATCTTTTTAGTGGGAATGCTCCTCGCGACGTTCTGCTTCGCATCTCTGAGCATACTCCTGTCAGCCTATCCGCCCACGGATGTGCCCGCGACGGTTATGATGCTCTCCTCACTGGTTCGCTTTCCATTGGTATTTATCAGCGGAGTCTTCGTGCCGGTGGATCAGCTGCCAGGATGGGGGCGTGCCATATCCTCAGTCTCACCGCTCACGTACTTTGTCGATCTGGCGAGGTATTCGATAAGCGGCATCAGCTACTATTCAGTCAATGTGGATCTGGCGGTCATGGGTTTGTTTGCAGTCGTCTTTCTCGTAACAGCGATAAGGCTTCACGAGAGATTCCTCCCACGGCGTTTGTCCTGA
- the wecB gene encoding UDP-N-acetylglucosamine 2-epimerase (non-hydrolyzing) codes for MKVASVVGARPNFIKLAPVSRALRERFQEVIVHTGQHYDYEMDRIFFEEIGIPEPDHHLGVGSGSHGRQTGEMLARIEDVLIKEEPDAVVVFGDTNTTLAGALAAAKLHITLVHVEAGLRSYDRRMPEEINRVLVDHCSDLLSCPTETAVDNLRREGIVDGVYLTGDVMVDAMNLCMDISKRSTILERLELRPKEYILATLHRAENTDDSERLREIIGAFEDIGSNLVFPCHPRTERRLRDLGLWDSLKERIKVIKPVGYLDMLQLEMNALRILTDSGGVQKEAYIFRVPCVTLRERTEWVETVNDGWNVLAGASRESIVRHARGFVPPRSQTHVFGDGEAGRRIADLIESFMSSGRGCSGGRFAAS; via the coding sequence ATGAAAGTAGCATCTGTTGTCGGGGCGAGGCCGAACTTCATAAAGCTCGCGCCCGTCTCAAGGGCTTTGCGGGAGAGGTTTCAGGAGGTGATAGTCCACACAGGCCAGCACTACGACTACGAGATGGACAGAATATTCTTCGAAGAGATCGGGATACCTGAGCCTGACCACCATCTCGGGGTGGGATCCGGCAGCCACGGCAGGCAGACGGGGGAGATGCTGGCCCGCATCGAGGACGTCCTGATCAAGGAGGAGCCGGATGCGGTCGTGGTCTTCGGAGACACGAATACGACGCTTGCTGGAGCGCTGGCTGCGGCGAAGCTCCACATCACCCTGGTCCATGTGGAGGCTGGACTGCGGTCATATGATCGGAGAATGCCTGAGGAGATCAACCGCGTGCTTGTCGATCACTGCTCGGATCTACTCAGCTGTCCCACAGAGACTGCTGTGGATAACCTCCGGCGCGAGGGTATTGTGGATGGCGTGTACCTGACAGGAGATGTGATGGTTGATGCGATGAACCTCTGCATGGACATATCAAAGCGCTCGACGATTCTGGAAAGGCTGGAGCTCAGGCCGAAGGAGTACATTCTGGCGACGCTCCACCGTGCTGAGAACACCGATGACAGTGAAAGGCTGCGGGAGATCATCGGCGCGTTCGAGGATATCGGAAGCAACCTGGTATTTCCATGCCATCCCAGAACTGAGAGGAGGCTCAGGGATCTCGGGCTCTGGGATTCCCTGAAGGAGAGGATAAAGGTGATAAAGCCTGTGGGGTATCTGGATATGCTCCAGCTTGAAATGAACGCCTTGAGGATACTCACAGACTCGGGAGGCGTGCAGAAGGAGGCGTATATATTCAGGGTACCATGTGTCACGCTCAGAGAGCGCACCGAGTGGGTTGAGACCGTGAACGATGGCTGGAACGTGCTCGCCGGAGCCTCCAGGGAGAGCATCGTGAGGCATGCAAGAGGCTTTGTGCCGCCCCGATCACAGACGCATGTCTTCGGGGACGGAGAGGCGGGCCGCAGGATCGCGGATCTGATTGAGAGCTTTATGAGCTCAGGCCGCGGTTGCTCAGGAGGGCGTTTCGCGGCCTCATAA
- a CDS encoding aldolase has protein sequence MRYSVELISPDRKIELAERYADQVLYEVKSEIYGCCIKLLTGMRDVRSRWEDSFYFMSQSVRSHGRMYVVNEPGEKNRVMYDPQSKTAFLVNFDYYGWIKSLALALAGDILEDEHGIHSVHGACLDLDGRGICIMGGSGTGKTTHTYGLLRDPRVRVVSDDWFFGRIYGRDVLGYGSEKNFYIRSELSSIWKEFSWLVEKAELDSMGRGVVDLRWAIGKGRILPLTTIRHVFILKRDRSDDRIVRLSPEEAVQRVEKNGYFNPHLLVDGDLKRRIRSGFFRAMLLSSSVWEVNTTGTPEETQSMIRDAIGV, from the coding sequence GTGAGATACTCCGTGGAGTTGATCTCTCCAGATAGAAAGATCGAGCTCGCAGAGAGGTATGCGGATCAGGTTCTTTATGAGGTCAAATCTGAGATATACGGATGCTGCATAAAGCTTCTCACAGGCATGCGTGATGTGAGAAGCAGATGGGAGGATAGCTTCTACTTCATGTCCCAGAGCGTCCGCTCTCACGGGCGGATGTACGTTGTGAATGAGCCTGGGGAGAAGAACCGGGTTATGTACGATCCACAGTCGAAGACAGCGTTTCTTGTGAATTTCGATTACTATGGATGGATAAAGTCTCTTGCTCTCGCGCTGGCGGGAGACATCCTGGAGGATGAGCATGGGATACACTCAGTGCATGGCGCATGCCTCGATCTCGATGGCAGGGGGATATGCATCATGGGAGGCTCAGGCACGGGAAAGACGACGCACACCTACGGCCTTCTCAGGGATCCCAGGGTGCGGGTGGTATCGGACGACTGGTTCTTCGGGAGGATCTACGGCAGAGACGTCCTGGGCTATGGATCCGAGAAGAATTTCTACATAAGATCCGAGCTCTCCAGCATCTGGAAGGAGTTCTCCTGGCTTGTGGAGAAGGCGGAGCTCGACTCCATGGGCCGGGGTGTGGTCGACCTCAGATGGGCCATAGGTAAGGGCAGAATACTCCCTCTCACCACGATACGGCATGTGTTCATCCTCAAACGAGATCGTTCGGACGACCGGATCGTGCGCCTCTCTCCTGAGGAGGCAGTGCAGAGGGTCGAAAAAAACGGTTACTTCAACCCCCATCTGCTCGTAGATGGGGATCTCAAGAGGAGGATCCGGAGCGGGTTCTTCAGGGCGATGCTCTTGAGCTCATCTGTATGGGAGGTCAACACCACAGGAACGCCAGAGGAGACCCAGTCCATGATAAGAGATGCGATCGGCGTTTAG
- a CDS encoding MTAP family purine nucleoside phosphorylase, whose amino-acid sequence MNADVVIVGRVLTHGGEQSEIATPYGNVRAISSRISGRDVLFIPRHDDRHLPPHRVNYRAIICAAESTGAERVIAINTVGSMISPPGSFVIPNDFIEFTKSRISTFYEDRAVHVEMSEPYCPEMRNVLMESCRAEGHEPYEGVYVCTEGPHFETPAQIRMLRSFGDVVGMTGYPEVVLAREKSLCYASVCLVTNTAGEGRVDISQIVSVERKSMSDLARIIERAVLRIPEQRSCRCSRALENAEF is encoded by the coding sequence ATGAATGCTGATGTGGTCATCGTCGGCAGGGTTCTGACACATGGGGGAGAGCAGAGCGAGATAGCCACGCCGTACGGAAACGTCAGGGCGATCTCATCGAGGATCAGCGGTAGGGATGTCCTCTTCATTCCAAGGCACGACGACAGACATCTCCCGCCGCACCGCGTCAATTACAGGGCGATAATCTGCGCCGCGGAATCTACGGGCGCTGAGAGAGTCATAGCCATAAACACGGTAGGCTCTATGATCTCACCCCCTGGGAGCTTCGTGATACCGAACGACTTCATAGAGTTCACGAAATCCAGGATATCCACATTCTACGAGGATCGCGCGGTTCATGTGGAGATGAGCGAGCCATACTGCCCTGAGATGAGAAATGTGCTGATGGAATCCTGCAGAGCCGAGGGGCATGAACCCTACGAGGGCGTCTATGTGTGCACCGAGGGGCCGCACTTCGAGACGCCCGCCCAGATAAGAATGCTCAGAAGCTTCGGCGATGTGGTGGGGATGACCGGATACCCGGAGGTTGTGCTCGCAAGGGAGAAATCCCTGTGCTACGCATCGGTCTGTCTGGTGACGAACACCGCAGGCGAGGGGCGGGTTGATATCAGCCAGATCGTGAGCGTCGAGAGAAAATCCATGAGCGATCTCGCCAGGATAATCGAAAGAGCGGTCTTGAGGATCCCTGAGCAGAGATCATGCAGATGCAGCAGAGCTCTGGAGAACGCAGAGTTCTAG